A stretch of Lentibacillus sp. JNUCC-1 DNA encodes these proteins:
- the ezrA gene encoding septation ring formation regulator EzrA, with the protein MMEFYIGIILLIIALIIFGLIMRKRIYDTVDRLEAWKLEMMNRNIAYELGQIKRLNLSGDTQERFESWKTRWESIVTSDLPNVEEYLFDAEEAADKFRFPTAKKNLRKIEQTLETAENDIEKILTELDELLETEKVSREDIEQLEPDIQDLRQTILNNRYQFGKADVRFEVWIDELRERLKDYHELVEEGNYFEAQEHVETLKADVSELQETLKTFPGIYRRTKRELPSELDDLYSGLKEMKEGGYRIEHLGFEKEIQTHHRQLLDALDQLEKGQIQEVVPVLDEIEKRIKEMYDLLEKEAVARNFVESKTPGYERLLESLDQDFRKTQEEVATLKEAYHFDDRDMERYLSLEKSINQMNHHMQAFKADKESEAHASLREQLEEGMAHIEKLQQDHKNFKETIRTLRKDEIEAKANIKEMKEKVHMLHRKLIKSNIPGVPGFIWNMMEEAMDKNDHVLKVLEKHPLDMAEVHQILYDAKQKVDQTEEQTTLVLEQAYLTERVIQYANRYRSQYPLLATKLTESERLFRSFEYELALEKAATALEEVEPGALGRIEANIDEKDLVYES; encoded by the coding sequence ATGATGGAATTCTATATCGGTATTATACTGCTTATTATTGCGCTGATTATATTTGGATTAATCATGCGGAAACGAATTTATGATACGGTGGACCGGCTTGAAGCCTGGAAACTTGAAATGATGAACCGCAACATTGCCTATGAATTGGGTCAGATCAAACGCTTAAACCTTTCGGGCGACACGCAAGAAAGGTTTGAATCGTGGAAGACGCGCTGGGAAAGCATCGTTACCAGTGATTTGCCCAATGTTGAGGAATATTTATTTGACGCTGAAGAGGCGGCTGATAAATTTCGTTTTCCCACCGCAAAGAAAAACCTTCGAAAAATTGAACAAACACTTGAAACAGCTGAGAATGACATAGAAAAAATATTAACGGAGCTTGATGAACTCCTTGAGACGGAAAAAGTAAGTCGAGAAGATATTGAACAATTGGAACCAGATATTCAGGACTTACGGCAAACCATTCTAAATAATCGGTATCAGTTTGGAAAAGCAGATGTCAGATTTGAGGTCTGGATTGACGAATTGCGGGAACGCTTGAAGGACTATCATGAACTTGTCGAAGAAGGCAACTACTTCGAAGCTCAGGAACACGTGGAAACACTAAAAGCAGATGTCAGCGAGCTGCAGGAAACGCTCAAAACGTTCCCAGGGATTTATCGCAGAACAAAACGTGAATTACCATCAGAGCTTGATGATTTATATTCTGGTCTTAAAGAGATGAAGGAAGGCGGCTACCGGATCGAGCATCTTGGTTTTGAAAAAGAAATTCAAACACATCACCGTCAACTTCTCGATGCTCTCGACCAGCTGGAGAAAGGACAGATCCAAGAAGTCGTTCCTGTACTTGATGAAATAGAAAAGCGGATCAAGGAAATGTATGACCTTCTGGAAAAAGAAGCTGTCGCCCGTAACTTTGTGGAATCCAAAACGCCCGGGTATGAACGCTTGCTTGAGTCATTAGATCAAGACTTCAGAAAAACTCAAGAAGAAGTGGCAACACTTAAGGAAGCCTACCATTTTGATGATCGAGATATGGAAAGATACTTAAGCCTTGAGAAATCCATCAATCAAATGAATCATCACATGCAAGCATTTAAAGCAGACAAAGAGTCGGAAGCACATGCTTCATTGAGGGAACAACTTGAAGAAGGTATGGCTCATATTGAAAAGTTGCAACAAGACCATAAGAACTTCAAAGAAACCATTCGTACCCTCAGAAAAGATGAGATCGAAGCAAAAGCGAACATTAAAGAAATGAAAGAAAAAGTGCATATGCTCCATCGCAAGTTAATCAAGAGTAACATTCCGGGTGTGCCCGGATTTATCTGGAACATGATGGAAGAAGCAATGGATAAAAATGATCATGTTCTCAAGGTATTGGAGAAACATCCGCTGGACATGGCAGAAGTTCACCAAATCCTTTACGATGCAAAACAAAAAGTTGACCAGACTGAAGAACAAACGACTTTAGTACTTGAACAAGCTTATTTGACAGAACGTGTCATCCAGTATGCCAACCGCTACCGCAGCCAATACCCATTACTCGCAACGAAATTGACAGAGTCAGAGCGGCTGTTTCGTTCTTTTGAATACGAATTGGCGCTTGAAAAGGCTGCAACCGCACTTGAAGAAGTGGAACCGGGAGCACTAGGCCGTATTGAAGCCAATATTGACGAAAAAGATCTCGTGTACGAATCATAA
- a CDS encoding cysteine desulfurase family protein, producing the protein MIYLDNSATTKPHPSVIKSFEQSASEYFANPSSIHAFGGTAEKLLQQARQQIADLIGVKPTEIVFTSGGTEANNTAIKGIALKHQSRGRHIITTSVEHPSVREACQALEELGFEVTYLPVDHNGVVSADLVQEAIRKETILISVMHVNNETGAIQPVEEIREIVKQHPKIFFHVDDVQGFGKVPLNLSKEGIDLAAVSGHKIHGLKGTGLLYVREGTTLFPLLHGGSQEHAKRAGTENVPGVVSLAKAVRLVTEMRGNHLKDLYEIHEFLYESLKQMPEIKINTPEHSAPHIINISTPWAKPEVLVHVLDERGIYISTKSACSSKEGEASPVLLACGHDTRRAQSSVRISLTYETTKEEVRMFLKALQEALNQLKKVMK; encoded by the coding sequence ATGATTTATTTAGACAACAGTGCAACAACAAAACCACATCCCTCTGTGATAAAAAGCTTTGAGCAATCTGCATCTGAATACTTTGCAAATCCATCAAGCATTCATGCGTTTGGAGGTACCGCCGAAAAGTTATTGCAGCAGGCCAGACAGCAAATCGCCGATCTGATTGGAGTGAAACCCACAGAAATTGTATTTACATCTGGAGGCACTGAAGCGAATAATACTGCTATTAAGGGAATCGCTTTGAAACATCAGTCACGAGGGCGCCATATTATAACAACTTCAGTAGAACACCCTTCAGTTCGGGAAGCTTGTCAGGCATTGGAAGAACTGGGATTCGAGGTGACTTATCTGCCGGTTGACCATAACGGGGTTGTCAGTGCAGATTTGGTTCAAGAAGCTATACGTAAGGAGACGATTTTAATAAGTGTTATGCACGTGAACAACGAAACAGGGGCTATTCAACCCGTGGAAGAGATCCGCGAAATCGTTAAACAACATCCGAAGATATTTTTCCATGTCGATGATGTTCAGGGGTTTGGCAAGGTACCGCTTAATTTATCGAAAGAAGGCATTGATCTTGCTGCCGTTTCCGGACATAAAATACATGGATTAAAAGGGACTGGTTTACTCTATGTCAGAGAAGGCACAACTTTATTCCCATTGCTTCATGGCGGCTCTCAAGAACATGCCAAGCGAGCAGGGACCGAGAATGTCCCGGGGGTTGTTTCGCTAGCCAAAGCAGTCCGACTTGTAACAGAAATGCGCGGAAACCATCTTAAAGACTTGTATGAAATTCACGAATTTCTTTATGAGAGCCTGAAGCAGATGCCTGAAATCAAAATAAATACCCCTGAGCATTCTGCGCCACATATCATAAATATCTCCACCCCGTGGGCAAAGCCAGAGGTGCTTGTGCATGTGCTTGATGAACGCGGTATTTATATTTCTACAAAATCAGCATGCAGCTCCAAAGAGGGAGAAGCGAGTCCTGTGCTGCTTGCTTGTGGGCATGACACCAGACGTGCACAGTCATCTGTAAGGATTAGTTTGACATACGAAACAACCAAAGAGGAAGTAAGAATGTTTTTAAAAGCATTGCAAGAAGCCCTCAATCAATTAAAGAAAGTGATGAAATAA
- the thiI gene encoding tRNA uracil 4-sulfurtransferase ThiI has protein sequence MKYNHIMVRYSEIALKGGNRKMFILKLQDNIRDRLKSFPGIKVQRTQGRLFIFLNGHDPEPIMNKCQTIFGIHSMSPAVKLESNLETIKQTALEALVSASEVETFKVVVKRIDKTFPHRSQEMNQILGGYLLKQTEGYTVDVHRPDLEIRVEIRNEATYMTSYVVQGAKGLPAGTSGKSLLLLSGGIDSPVAGYLAMKRGVQLEAIHFHSPPFTSDRAKQKVFDLADVLSEYGTKVKIHVVPFTKIQQTIFREMPENYAMTIMRRIMLRISEQVCRNQDILSMITGESLGQVASQTMHSMNTINEVTNYPILRPLVAMDKHDIIEISRTIGTYDISIRPYEDCCTVFVPKSPKTRPRRDKTLQFESQYDFSSLIDEAVEGIETVIRTGRDSNTDEFTDLF, from the coding sequence ATGAAATATAATCATATTATGGTGCGTTACAGTGAAATTGCCTTAAAAGGCGGCAACAGAAAGATGTTTATTCTCAAACTTCAAGATAACATCCGTGATCGCTTAAAAAGCTTTCCGGGTATTAAAGTACAGCGAACACAAGGCAGACTGTTTATTTTTTTGAATGGTCATGACCCTGAACCGATTATGAATAAATGCCAGACCATTTTTGGTATTCACAGCATGAGCCCTGCGGTCAAACTCGAGAGCAACCTGGAAACAATTAAGCAGACCGCACTTGAGGCACTTGTGTCCGCTTCAGAGGTGGAAACGTTCAAAGTTGTGGTGAAACGGATTGATAAGACTTTTCCGCACCGGTCACAAGAGATGAACCAAATTCTTGGCGGCTATCTCTTGAAACAGACTGAAGGTTACACGGTCGATGTTCATAGGCCCGACCTGGAAATCAGAGTTGAGATCCGCAATGAGGCCACTTATATGACGTCATATGTCGTCCAAGGTGCTAAAGGACTTCCAGCAGGGACATCCGGAAAGTCTTTGCTGCTTCTCTCAGGGGGCATCGATAGCCCGGTTGCAGGCTATTTAGCTATGAAGCGTGGTGTTCAGCTTGAGGCTATTCATTTCCACTCTCCGCCATTCACCAGTGACAGAGCCAAACAGAAGGTGTTTGATTTGGCTGATGTATTGTCAGAGTATGGTACCAAGGTCAAAATACATGTCGTACCTTTCACCAAGATTCAACAAACCATTTTCAGGGAAATGCCTGAAAACTATGCCATGACGATCATGCGCCGCATTATGCTTAGAATTAGTGAACAAGTATGCAGAAATCAAGATATTCTTTCTATGATCACTGGTGAAAGTCTCGGGCAGGTAGCAAGCCAGACAATGCATAGCATGAATACCATTAATGAAGTAACCAACTACCCAATCCTTAGGCCATTGGTTGCGATGGACAAACATGACATTATAGAAATTTCCAGGACAATAGGGACGTATGATATTTCAATTCGTCCATACGAGGATTGCTGTACCGTATTTGTTCCTAAATCCCCTAAGACGCGCCCAAGAAGAGACAAAACGCTCCAGTTTGAATCACAATATGACTTCTCATCTTTAATTGATGAAGCTGTTGAAGGGATCGAAACGGTCATTCGAACAGGACGTGATTCCAATACTGATGAATTCACAGATCTTTTTTAA
- a CDS encoding alpha/beta-type small acid-soluble spore protein gives MAKSNNSNQLVVPGAQQALDQMKTEIAQEFGVQLGPDNTSRANGSVGGEITKRLVQTAQQQMGGYQ, from the coding sequence ATGGCAAAAAGCAACAACTCAAATCAACTTGTTGTGCCTGGCGCTCAACAAGCTTTGGATCAAATGAAAACTGAAATTGCTCAGGAGTTTGGCGTACAGCTTGGCCCTGACAACACATCACGTGCAAACGGTTCTGTAGGCGGCGAAATTACAAAGCGTCTCGTCCAGACAGCACAGCAACAAATGGGTGGATACCAATAA
- a CDS encoding NAD kinase, whose product MDDRTSIYFYYARDKELEKQLQPLYKLAEDNGFTVVDESKDANIIVSVGGDGAFLRAVRATGFRQDCLYTGLTRSDEAGLYCDFNIDHFDEMIDMINHAEKEVRRFPVIDVCVNGESTFQCLNEASVRSTIIKTIVMDVYIDNHYFETFRGDGLIVSTPTGSTGYSKSAGGAVIDPKTPCFQVTELASLNNNTYRTLGSSFILNQNRTLDIHVVQDGNDYPVVGLDNEAYSIQNIRSMKVSLGNKVIKTIKLKDNSFWDRVKRTFLDE is encoded by the coding sequence ATGGATGATCGGACATCTATTTACTTTTACTATGCCAGAGATAAAGAGTTGGAAAAGCAGTTGCAGCCATTGTACAAGCTGGCAGAAGACAACGGGTTTACGGTGGTGGATGAGTCTAAAGATGCCAATATCATTGTGAGTGTCGGAGGTGATGGGGCATTTCTCAGGGCAGTTCGTGCAACCGGATTCAGACAGGATTGCTTATATACAGGGTTAACCCGTTCAGATGAAGCCGGTTTATATTGTGATTTTAACATTGATCACTTCGATGAAATGATCGATATGATCAACCATGCAGAAAAAGAAGTAAGGCGCTTCCCAGTCATTGATGTATGTGTCAATGGAGAGAGTACATTTCAGTGTTTAAATGAAGCAAGTGTCCGTTCCACGATTATCAAAACAATTGTAATGGATGTTTATATTGACAACCACTATTTTGAAACGTTCAGAGGAGATGGGTTGATTGTATCAACTCCTACCGGCAGCACCGGGTACAGCAAATCTGCCGGCGGGGCAGTAATCGACCCCAAAACCCCTTGTTTTCAAGTGACTGAACTCGCATCGCTTAACAACAACACATACCGGACACTTGGATCTTCATTCATTTTGAATCAAAACCGGACCCTGGATATTCATGTGGTTCAGGACGGCAATGATTACCCAGTGGTCGGCTTGGATAACGAAGCTTACTCTATTCAGAATATCAGAAGTATGAAAGTTTCTTTGGGGAACAAAGTTATTAAAACAATTAAGTTAAAAGATAATTCATTCTGGGACAGAGTGAAAAGAACATTTTTAGACGAATAA
- a CDS encoding DUF2953 domain-containing protein — translation MIWLMISTAGVVVLVLLASRLFISLKIVYEAAEQYISLRFSLLSVTFYKFHIPLEQIDQMQSFPRTNGLLKDLFTLKNAGREIFKRIRCDRLKWHTNIGLSEADLTAIAAGGLWSVKSTLIAVLMKHMQTRKKPEIYITPNFKTTDFSSSLEGKFSITIGQMIYMAFTALHIQRH, via the coding sequence ATGATTTGGTTGATGATAAGTACAGCAGGTGTAGTGGTACTCGTGTTGCTCGCTTCAAGACTTTTTATCAGTCTAAAGATTGTTTATGAAGCTGCCGAACAATATATATCACTCAGATTCAGCTTGCTCAGTGTTACATTTTATAAATTTCACATCCCTTTAGAGCAAATAGATCAAATGCAGTCATTCCCACGTACAAATGGATTGTTAAAAGATCTGTTTACTTTAAAAAACGCAGGCAGGGAAATATTTAAAAGAATCAGGTGTGACCGTTTAAAGTGGCATACGAATATCGGTTTATCTGAAGCGGATCTCACTGCTATTGCAGCAGGTGGTTTATGGTCTGTTAAATCTACTTTAATTGCTGTGCTTATGAAGCATATGCAGACTCGGAAGAAACCTGAAATATACATTACACCAAATTTTAAAACCACTGACTTTTCTTCTTCCTTAGAGGGCAAATTCAGCATTACAATTGGTCAAATGATATATATGGCCTTTACAGCCTTACACATACAGCGCCATTAA
- the ytfJ gene encoding GerW family sporulation protein, with product MDTHPIQSLMTTAMENLKEMVEVNTIIGDPIESSDGSMIIPISKAGFGFAAGGSDYLPQGSETSGGGELAFGGGSGGGVSITPIAFLVIKNKDVQMIHIDQQTHIYEKLLELAPQAADKIEKMIQNFSKSSSNQESSSSNQDEKKQQHYDI from the coding sequence ATGGATACACACCCCATCCAGAGCTTAATGACGACAGCAATGGAGAATTTAAAAGAGATGGTTGAAGTTAACACCATCATAGGAGACCCAATAGAGTCTTCTGATGGCAGCATGATCATTCCAATATCTAAAGCGGGGTTTGGTTTTGCCGCAGGTGGCAGTGACTATTTACCTCAAGGCTCCGAAACTTCAGGTGGCGGGGAATTAGCTTTCGGCGGAGGAAGTGGTGGAGGTGTATCGATTACACCAATTGCGTTTCTTGTTATAAAGAATAAAGACGTTCAAATGATTCACATCGATCAGCAAACCCATATTTATGAAAAACTCCTTGAACTCGCACCACAAGCAGCAGATAAAATTGAAAAAATGATCCAGAACTTCAGTAAATCTTCTTCTAACCAAGAATCTTCTTCGTCTAACCAAGATGAAAAAAAACAGCAGCACTATGACATATAA
- the tpx gene encoding thiol peroxidase, with protein sequence MANVTFNNDPVTLAGKEVKVGDTAPDFKVVSNDLQDVTLSDYKGKIKLIAAVPSVDTGVCATETKRFNEEAEKLDNVQVLTISMDLPFAQGRWKSSNDIKNLELLSDHRDADFGEKYGALITELRLLARAVFVVDSKDKVTYVQYVDEVTDYPDYEAALEAAKSSQ encoded by the coding sequence TTGGCTAACGTAACTTTTAACAATGATCCGGTAACACTAGCGGGCAAAGAGGTGAAAGTCGGGGACACGGCTCCTGATTTCAAGGTCGTATCCAATGATCTACAAGACGTGACACTCAGCGATTATAAAGGGAAGATCAAATTGATTGCAGCCGTTCCCTCTGTCGATACTGGCGTATGTGCAACTGAGACAAAACGGTTTAATGAAGAAGCAGAGAAGCTTGACAACGTACAAGTTCTTACGATCAGTATGGACTTACCATTTGCCCAAGGCAGATGGAAATCCTCAAACGATATTAAAAATCTTGAATTATTATCTGACCACAGAGATGCTGATTTTGGAGAAAAATACGGAGCCTTAATCACAGAACTCAGATTGTTGGCTCGTGCTGTATTTGTGGTGGATTCAAAAGATAAAGTCACATACGTGCAGTATGTGGACGAGGTAACCGATTATCCTGATTACGAAGCTGCTCTGGAAGCTGCTAAATCGTCACAATAA